Within the Hevea brasiliensis isolate MT/VB/25A 57/8 chromosome 2, ASM3005281v1, whole genome shotgun sequence genome, the region CATCATGACTATTTGGAAATAGAGCTCTGGCCAATCAATTCCAATGTCAGGATTTccaagtgattctagagagtaaacatgaaaaaaaaaagcaGGGGGTATGCTATATGGACCagaatttcaaatttaattatggTATTATACAAATATTTAGATTTCTAAATCATACAATGATATCACATCAAAGTCTGGACTGTAACACCAGATAAAATACACAAATCCATTTCATGACATAACCTGTTCAAATCACTTTCAAAACCTATTTCTTATCATGTCTTATTGAAACTCCAAACTTTAAAACTTCAACAGCTATAGAGTTTTGCAGGAAGACGCGGGGAAAGAAGAACCTCTAATGGGGTTGCTTTTGGTAAAGTTGTACCGGGTGTCTCAGTCATGTCAACAGGCTGGTCATTTGGGGTTGCCAAATCAAATGCATGAAGGAACCTAGCAAGTGCTAGGTGGAGAGCATGGAGTGCAAATGATGCACCAGGGCATGATCGTCTACCAGAGCCAAAAGGAAGGAGTTCATAGTGTTGACCTCTGACGTCAACATCCATATGGCTTGTTAGAAACCTCTCGGGCTGGAAAGCTGTCGGATTTGTCCAAAATCTCGGATCCCTCTGAATCTTCCATACATTTACTAATAAGCGAGTGCCAGCTGGGACATGATACCCAGCTATGTTACAATCTTCCATGAATTCCCGGGGTATCAGGGGAGCAACTGGGTACAGACGGAGGGTTTCCTTGATCATGGCTTGAAGGTATACTAAGTTTTTGATGTCTGATTCATCAACTTCACGTCCAATGCCAATATGGATGTCTAGTTCTTCTTGGGCCTTTTTCAAAGCTGGTTTATTATTCAGAAGCAATGAGATGGCCCATGTTAGTGTGGTTGTTGTTGTGTCACTAGCACCAGCAATAAGAGCCTGCCATTAAGAAACCTGAGGAGTAAGATTCATATCTAAAAAATACAACGGCCATCACTAGAACGTTATTCAACTTCAAGTGCTCTAACAAAAATAATACGTATATGAGCATAAAGAATGTTTCATAAACCAAGTGTTGGTTCAAATCAGTTCTTTATATAGTATGTTAGGCATACCAGACAGGTAGATTTGATACTAGTATCTGCATCATATTGGAAGCCTGCCAGGTGGCCTTTCTCCTCAAGCGACAACATCACATCAATGAAGTCCTGTTCACCCTTAGTCTTGGCCTCTCCAGAAACTCTCCTTTGGCGATGCTCAGTCAGCCAACCTGCAAGTACAGCATCCAAGTCCTTGGCTGTCTTCTTCATTGCCCTTTCATGCCCCCCTAAATCCAACCACCATAGAAATGGAAGTGCATCTGAAACAACAAAAATTCCCatcaagtgaaagaattgagaaattGCCTTCTGGCACTGTCTTGTCTCATCATCATCAAAAGAACCGGTATATCGTTTTCCAGCCACTGCTCTAACAATCACATTAAGAGTCATATCCTCAAACCACTGTTTAAGTTCAACAAGCACTGGAAGGCAATTATTTTGAGCCCATAGACTATAAAGCTTCCTTATCCCCAAGTCAACTTCAGAAGCCTGGACATGCTTCACCATCTCCAGTCGGCGTTTTGAAAGAAGTTCAAGCATTACTATCTTTCTCATCTCACGCCAATGTGAGCTGTAGGGTGCAAAACCAAATACAGCGTGGTTATAGCACATGTGCTTTGTGGCTGCTGTAGTGGGACGAGAAGCAATGGCTTTGTCATTTATGGTGAAGCATTGCTTTGCCAATTCCCTACTAGCAACCACAAAAGCACGATGACTGCCTATGCGGATGTTAAATGCTGGCCCATGCTTATCAGCCATTGATCCAAGTGTTTGGTGAAGAAGCTTATCAGCACCACCCAATGGATAAAGGTGGCCAATGATTGGCCATGCACCAGCTGGTTCAGGAGCCTCTCTAATCTTGCTACATTTGCTACTCTTTTTCCATTGAATATAAGCATTGCAGAGAAAGATGAAGGAAAAAAACACAGCAATTGCGGTTAACTGTAGAGAAGGAtccataattaattatttgatttacagATTTTCGCATATCAAACTGAAATCCTAGTTAATTTATAAGCCTACTCCAACAACAATTTAACAAAATTCAGCATGAAGCACACCAAAGTTTGGTGATTTGTTGCATTGGCCATGCCATCCCTGTATACACACACATATAATTTATAGATTGATATAGATATCAGAAGAATTTCAAATATTTTTCATAATGATAGAATTATTTATCCCTATTATAATTAACCCATATACTCATTTAATTTCTGAAAAATGCCacttgaaattaatatttatatctcaCAATATTTTAACATAagaaaatgacagtcacctaaCGGTGCTAATCCAGCAAGATGATGACAGTTCATAGAAAATATGACGTTTACATACCTCATTCAGTTCCAGAGTACAGCGGCTGGGAAGAGATCTAACAGGCCCTTCTACCCACTAAAATATCTAATGTTTCACTTGGCCTCGGTATGCCTGTAGCACATATGTTATTGACTTGTTAGAGACTGTAAAGTTCTTGCATCTCCAACGATATGAACTGATACCAGTAGGTGGATTGCAAGTAGACCATATCAAAATCATCAAATTACATCAATTTGCTCTAGCATAAACAAATAACAGAACAATAAAACCCAGCAATTGTTGCATTCCAAACGATAGGTGCAATCACAAAAGGAACAGCAGGATAGGAACTTGATGATACTGCGTCCCAACTCATAatatttattcttaatatatttgattaaaaaaaaaaaaagaagatggagCATAGAAAATTCAATTCATATTCAAATGAGTTCAGA harbors:
- the LOC110661466 gene encoding xanthotoxin 5-hydroxylase CYP82C4 isoform X1 codes for the protein MDPSLQLTAIAVFFSFIFLCNAYIQWKKSSKCSKIREAPEPAGAWPIIGHLYPLGGADKLLHQTLGSMADKHGPAFNIRIGSHRAFVVASRELAKQCFTINDKAIASRPTTAATKHMCYNHAVFGFAPYSSHWREMRKIVMLELLSKRRLEMVKHVQASEVDLGIRKLYSLWAQNNCLPVLVELKQWFEDMTLNVIVRAVAGKRYTGSFDDDETRQCQKAISQFFHLMGIFVVSDALPFLWWLDLGGHERAMKKTAKDLDAVLAGWLTEHRQRRVSGEAKTKGEQDFIDVMLSLEEKGHLAGFQYDADTSIKSTCLALIAGASDTTTTTLTWAISLLLNNKPALKKAQEELDIHIGIGREVDESDIKNLVYLQAMIKETLRLYPVAPLIPREFMEDCNIAGYHVPAGTRLLVNVWKIQRDPRFWTNPTAFQPERFLTSHMDVDVRGQHYELLPFGSGRRSCPGASFALHALHLALARFLHAFDLATPNDQPVDMTETPGTTLPKATPLEVLLSPRLPAKLYSC
- the LOC110661466 gene encoding xanthotoxin 5-hydroxylase CYP82C4 isoform X2, yielding MSKCSKIREAPEPAGAWPIIGHLYPLGGADKLLHQTLGSMADKHGPAFNIRIGSHRAFVVASRELAKQCFTINDKAIASRPTTAATKHMCYNHAVFGFAPYSSHWREMRKIVMLELLSKRRLEMVKHVQASEVDLGIRKLYSLWAQNNCLPVLVELKQWFEDMTLNVIVRAVAGKRYTGSFDDDETRQCQKAISQFFHLMGIFVVSDALPFLWWLDLGGHERAMKKTAKDLDAVLAGWLTEHRQRRVSGEAKTKGEQDFIDVMLSLEEKGHLAGFQYDADTSIKSTCLALIAGASDTTTTTLTWAISLLLNNKPALKKAQEELDIHIGIGREVDESDIKNLVYLQAMIKETLRLYPVAPLIPREFMEDCNIAGYHVPAGTRLLVNVWKIQRDPRFWTNPTAFQPERFLTSHMDVDVRGQHYELLPFGSGRRSCPGASFALHALHLALARFLHAFDLATPNDQPVDMTETPGTTLPKATPLEVLLSPRLPAKLYSC
- the LOC110661466 gene encoding xanthotoxin 5-hydroxylase CYP82C4 isoform X3, producing MADKHGPAFNIRIGSHRAFVVASRELAKQCFTINDKAIASRPTTAATKHMCYNHAVFGFAPYSSHWREMRKIVMLELLSKRRLEMVKHVQASEVDLGIRKLYSLWAQNNCLPVLVELKQWFEDMTLNVIVRAVAGKRYTGSFDDDETRQCQKAISQFFHLMGIFVVSDALPFLWWLDLGGHERAMKKTAKDLDAVLAGWLTEHRQRRVSGEAKTKGEQDFIDVMLSLEEKGHLAGFQYDADTSIKSTCLALIAGASDTTTTTLTWAISLLLNNKPALKKAQEELDIHIGIGREVDESDIKNLVYLQAMIKETLRLYPVAPLIPREFMEDCNIAGYHVPAGTRLLVNVWKIQRDPRFWTNPTAFQPERFLTSHMDVDVRGQHYELLPFGSGRRSCPGASFALHALHLALARFLHAFDLATPNDQPVDMTETPGTTLPKATPLEVLLSPRLPAKLYSC